A genome region from Camelina sativa cultivar DH55 chromosome 10, Cs, whole genome shotgun sequence includes the following:
- the LOC104718407 gene encoding cadmium-induced protein AS8 has translation MVLMIMKGIFRRYEKWNPVHPTYGAFWGMGIGIGCGVGWGPGFGPEVIGYVGAGCGIGFSVGITLAGLGIGLPTNLLLAVPYNTVEATRKGAFKLFGKNLSTYDFMPQIGGLQRQVIEMCSGFNKKPHIDYEFDIKSFPLFISHDCGRFGSHLLHVRKGSEDNKSPRGS, from the exons ATG GTCTTGATGATCATGAAAGgtatatttaggagatatgAGAAATGGAATCCTGTTCATCCTACTTATGGAGCTTTTTGGGGTATGGGGATTGGGATCGGTTGTGGTGTCGGATGGGGACCTGGTTTTGGCCCTGAGGTCATTGGTTATGTAGGTGCAGGCTGCGGTATTGGTTTTAGTGTTGGCATTACACTTGCTGGTCTCGGCATTGGTCTCCCCacaaatcttcttcttgctGTTCCTTATAACA CTGTGGAAGCTACTAGAAAGGGCGCTTTCAAGTTGTTTGGTAAAAATCTCTCAACCTATGATTTCATGCCTCAAATTGGGGGGTTGCAGAGACAAGTCATTGAGATGTGCTCTGGTTTTAACAAGAAGCCTCACATAGATTATGAGTTTGACATTAAAAGTTTCCCTTTGTTCATTTCACATGATTGTGGAAGATTTGGGAGTCATCTTCTCCATGTCCGCAAAG GTTCAGAGGACAACAAATCACCACGAGGATCTTAA
- the LOC104718412 gene encoding probable disease resistance protein At4g19060 isoform X1, whose amino-acid sequence MCHPKVKAADIESLRFLPFWFFSETQEELMEQAKKSTSEIDEKLDTIKLSFDIEYAKWLSRNQSGSFSKHGNLSIDGESSPTRNSSSSTTIRKRRPKANCVETSSELPDHEIHGFVNETLFLKNFLLKQKESKEFKTLAIVGKYGVGKTTLCQDVFNNEEVKQAYIPRIWVSMYSKETKEDEDPKIDVVKRILRSLGVEDEMFEHIKTEAEEEKRSKDEAGETEEETVKEKELSRLLYALHSNLLGKKYLIVLDDVWEDNEWDQRLDDETSQQERSHLSCGFPKGSGGRVIMTSRDESLAKEIVGEEENLQHLFPRSDAESVWEMYKDAVKAALKIEVKPRYPGRFKQELMDKSCGIPLAARMLAKIEPVKMDETGDMERKKSF is encoded by the coding sequence ATGTGTCACCCCAAAGTGAAAGCTGCAGACATTGAAAGCCTGAGATTCCTCCCATTTTGGTTTTTCTCAGAAACACAAGAAGAGCTAATGGAACAAGCTAAGAAGTCTACATCTGAAATTGACGAGAAGCTCGACACAATCAAGTTATCTTTTGATATAGAATATGCAAAATGGTTGTCGAGAAATCAGAGTGGATCTTTCTCTAAGCATGGAAACCTGTCCATAGATGGCGAATCATCACCAACTCGCAACAGTAGCAGTAGCACCACTATTAGAAAAAGGCGGCCTAAGGCGAATTGCGTGGAGACAAGCTCTGAGCTTCCGGATCACGAAATTCATGGTTTCGTAAACGAGACCTTGTTCTTGAAGAACTTCTTGCTGAAGCAAAAGGAATCCAAAGAGTTCAAAACTCTAGCGATTGTGGGGAAGTACGGAGTTGGGAAAACGACATTGTGTCAGGATGTGTTCAACAACGAAGAAGTGAAGCAAGCTTATATCCCGAGGATATGGGTGTCTATGTacagcaaagaaacaaaagaagacgaagatccCAAGATAGATGTTGTGAAGAGGATCTTGAGATCACTTGGAGTTGAAGATGAGATGTTTGAACACATCAAAacagaagcagaggaagagaagagaagcaaagATGAAGCTggggaaacagaggaagagacagTTAAAGAGAAGGAGCTCTCTCGATTATTGTATGCTCTTCACTCAAATCTGCTAGGGAAGAAGTATCTGATCGTGTTGGACGATGTTTGGGAAGACAACGAGTGGGATCAGAGGCTCGATGATGAGACGAGTCAACAGGAAAGATCACATCTTTCTTGTGGGTTTCCTAAAGGGTCTGGTGGGAGAGTGATTATGACTAGCAGAGACGAGAGCTTGGCGAAGGAGAtagtcggagaagaagagaatctgcAGCATTTGTTTCCAAGATCCGATGCAGAGAGCGTGTGGGAGATGTACAAAGATGCAGTAAAAGCAGCCTTGAAGATAGAAGTGAAACCGAGGTATCCCGGAAGATTCAAACAAGAGCTTATGGACAAGTCTTGTGGTATTCCTTTAGCTGCTCGAATGCTGGCGAAGATTGAGCCTGTGAAAATGGATGAAACCGGAGACATGGAGAGGAAGAAAAGCTTCTAA
- the LOC104718412 gene encoding probable disease resistance protein At4g19060 isoform X2 — protein sequence MEQAKKSTSEIDEKLDTIKLSFDIEYAKWLSRNQSGSFSKHGNLSIDGESSPTRNSSSSTTIRKRRPKANCVETSSELPDHEIHGFVNETLFLKNFLLKQKESKEFKTLAIVGKYGVGKTTLCQDVFNNEEVKQAYIPRIWVSMYSKETKEDEDPKIDVVKRILRSLGVEDEMFEHIKTEAEEEKRSKDEAGETEEETVKEKELSRLLYALHSNLLGKKYLIVLDDVWEDNEWDQRLDDETSQQERSHLSCGFPKGSGGRVIMTSRDESLAKEIVGEEENLQHLFPRSDAESVWEMYKDAVKAALKIEVKPRYPGRFKQELMDKSCGIPLAARMLAKIEPVKMDETGDMERKKSF from the coding sequence ATGGAACAAGCTAAGAAGTCTACATCTGAAATTGACGAGAAGCTCGACACAATCAAGTTATCTTTTGATATAGAATATGCAAAATGGTTGTCGAGAAATCAGAGTGGATCTTTCTCTAAGCATGGAAACCTGTCCATAGATGGCGAATCATCACCAACTCGCAACAGTAGCAGTAGCACCACTATTAGAAAAAGGCGGCCTAAGGCGAATTGCGTGGAGACAAGCTCTGAGCTTCCGGATCACGAAATTCATGGTTTCGTAAACGAGACCTTGTTCTTGAAGAACTTCTTGCTGAAGCAAAAGGAATCCAAAGAGTTCAAAACTCTAGCGATTGTGGGGAAGTACGGAGTTGGGAAAACGACATTGTGTCAGGATGTGTTCAACAACGAAGAAGTGAAGCAAGCTTATATCCCGAGGATATGGGTGTCTATGTacagcaaagaaacaaaagaagacgaagatccCAAGATAGATGTTGTGAAGAGGATCTTGAGATCACTTGGAGTTGAAGATGAGATGTTTGAACACATCAAAacagaagcagaggaagagaagagaagcaaagATGAAGCTggggaaacagaggaagagacagTTAAAGAGAAGGAGCTCTCTCGATTATTGTATGCTCTTCACTCAAATCTGCTAGGGAAGAAGTATCTGATCGTGTTGGACGATGTTTGGGAAGACAACGAGTGGGATCAGAGGCTCGATGATGAGACGAGTCAACAGGAAAGATCACATCTTTCTTGTGGGTTTCCTAAAGGGTCTGGTGGGAGAGTGATTATGACTAGCAGAGACGAGAGCTTGGCGAAGGAGAtagtcggagaagaagagaatctgcAGCATTTGTTTCCAAGATCCGATGCAGAGAGCGTGTGGGAGATGTACAAAGATGCAGTAAAAGCAGCCTTGAAGATAGAAGTGAAACCGAGGTATCCCGGAAGATTCAAACAAGAGCTTATGGACAAGTCTTGTGGTATTCCTTTAGCTGCTCGAATGCTGGCGAAGATTGAGCCTGTGAAAATGGATGAAACCGGAGACATGGAGAGGAAGAAAAGCTTCTAA
- the LOC104718413 gene encoding putative disease resistance protein At4g19050 — MDNREKTDQISREEFLKKIMESLGPDGVASRTLLVGEAGIGKTWLAKEVSKRVIRERSSRYNVLWLHLNKRIEDVKSLYENLAAQLSIIYEFEEGEEPDELDYSLESLQEKVTQVISNNKKKNLLLILDDEGSMTTENHVMEDLNLREFLNEHSTLKLLITRRDEREEKESITIKVTPLTEDESRNLLRGSQDLLKSFTIEDWPDHREINEPTLISCLLSKSKGLPAAIIVLTKSLDNIKSFSAKHRKIFTELILSPESLDAAAASKNAIDRSLYNPVLRLSYELLKLEETSTRPVIACFWHILDFYKYSGCAYYRDLIVHWMLEGYFDPVKSVEKAYQEGHSILMEFMNRGILKIQEDNMVVPEFSMSNLLDLQDCGFFGRSCLGFDRVYGGDKRKGLGKIILIDDMIQTIQSKHKKITTIIASGNRLRREVSGKFFERPEMQDLEVVVLFEPTFQDLVLSLSKLKLRVLVIRDCDLIQNIDELTGLKGLHVLEVSGASSLDSIPDDFFNEMSQLQSLNLSGLAIKSSPSTIENLNMLRCFILRDCSELQDLPNFNVATKKLEVIDIRGARKLESYFDRVKDWKDYKGKNKNFAHLRKLEHLDFSETQIIRLPIFHFKDSTTDYSTMPSLTRLLLRNCTRLKRLPQLKPLTNLWILDASGATSLVEMLEVCLEEKKELRILDISKTILPELADTIADVVNLNQLLLRNCSQIEELPSIENLTHLEVFDVSGCNKLKKINGSFGKMSYLHKVNLSETNLGELPDKISELSNLKELIIKNCSKLKALPNLEKLTYLEILDVSGCTELEKIEGSFENMSYLSEVNLSGTKLNTFPELPKQSILCSSKRIALANSACLEREDWSQIKECLATNSDGSIFSKVAQTIHEKDEKLVHQGDRYRVLDLEVPLGIDIVDINKPMNLGAEFIAKAEYVSITENGSRSVSSIFDEFQMRSVKGCWVERCKNMNILFESDEQQEKEKPSSSSSSLENLWISNLPVLKSLYSNKGGLIFKNLKKLSIDCCPSITWLFPEIPGNLEILRVKFCDKLERLFEEEVGELSKLHKLQLLDLPVLSTVGAKLPNLVKCTIVKCPNLKVGEDELRLGTRVKEEITEE, encoded by the coding sequence ATGGACAATCGAGAAAAGACAGATCAAATAAGCAGAGAAGAGTTTCTTAAGAAGATAATGGAATCATTGGGACCAGACGGTGTCGCTTCAAGAACTCTCCTCGTTGGTGAAGCTGGTATAGGGAAGACATGGCTTGCAAAAGAAGTCAGCAAACGTGTTATCCGAGAAAGGTCTTCTAGGTACAATGTCCTCTGGTTACATCTGAACAAAAGGATTGAAGACGTGAAGTCCCTTTACGAGAATCTAGCTGCTCAGTTATCAATAATCTACGAGTTTGAAGAAGGCGAAGAACCTGATGAGCTTGATTATTCGTTGGAGAGCTTACAAGAGAAGGTTACACAAGTGATTAgcaataacaagaagaagaatcttctaTTGATTTTGGATGATGAAGGAAGTATGACAACTGAAAACCATGTAATGGAAGACCTAAATCTCCGGGAGTTTCTTAATGAACACTCAACTCTTAAGCTTCTAATCACAAGAAGAGACgaaagagaggagaaagaatCGATAACGATCAAAGTCACTCCGCTTACCGAAGACGAGTCACGGAACTTACTCCGCGGTTCTCAGGACTTACTTAAGTCATTTACCATTGAAGATTGGCCGGATCATCGAGAGATCAACGAACCTACTTTGATCTCTTGCTTATTGAGCAAGAGCAAAGGCTTACCAGCTGCGATCATTGTCTTAACCAAGTCCTTAGACAACATCAAGTCATTTTCTGCGAAACATAGAAAGATCTTTACAGAACTGATTCTATCTCCCGAGTCATTAGATGCAGCTGCTGCTTCCAAGAACGCTATAGACCGTAGCCTCTACAATCCCGTTTTGCGATTAAGTTACGAGCTGTTAAAGCTTGAGGAGACGAGCACACGTCCAGTCATTGCTTGCTTTTGGCACATCTTGGACTTCTACAAGTACTCTGGATGCGCTTACTACCGCGACCTAATCGTACACTGGATGCTTGAAGGGTATTTTGATCCAGTTAAGTCGGTTGAAAAAGCTTACCAGGAAGGACATTCCATTTTGATGGAGTTTATGAATAGAGGAATCTTGAAGATACAAGAAGACAACATGGTGGTTCCAGAGTTTTCAATGAGCAATCTATTAGATCTTCAAGATTGTGGATTCTTTGGAAGATCTTGCCTTGGATTTGACAGAGTTTACGGAGGAGACAAGAGAAAAGGTCTTGGAAAAATCATCTTAATCGATGATATGATACAAACAATTCAATCTAAGCACAAGAAGATCACGACGATTATCGCTAGCGGAAACCGTTTACGTAGAGAAGTTTCTGGAAAGTTCTTTGAGAGACCAGAGATGCAAGATCTGGAAGTTGTTGTACTCTTTGAGCCAACGTTCCAAGATCTTGTTTTGTCTTTATCTAAGCTTAAACTACGAGTACTCGTGATCAGGGATTGCGATCTTATCCAAAATATCGATGAGCTTACGGGTCTTAAAGGCCTACATGTTCTTGAAGTCTCTGGTGCAAGTTCTCTAGATAGTATTCCTGATGATTTCTTCAATGAAATGAGTCAGCTTCAAAGTCTTAACCTTTCAGGACTTGCTATCAAATCTTCTCCTTCCACAATCGAAAACCTAAACATGCTCCGTTGCTTCATCCTAAGAGACTGCTCTGAACTACAAGATCTGCCTAATTTCAATGTAGCAACAAAAAAACTAGAAGTTATCGACATTCGTGGAGCTCGAAAACTGGAGTCTTACTTCGATAGAGTTAAAGATTGGAAAGACTATAAAGGCAAAAACAAGAACTTCGCTCATCTTCGGAAGCTCGAACACTTAGACTTCTCAGAGACTCAGATCATCCGCTTACCgatatttcattttaaagattctaCTACCGATTACAGCACGATGCCATCCTTAACCCGACTCTTGCTACGTAACTGCACAAGGCTTAAGAGATTGCCACAACTTAAGCCTTTGACTAATCTTTGGATTCTTGATGCCTCTGGTGCTACAAGCTTAGTGGAGATGCTTGAAGTGTGtttagaggagaagaaagagctTAGGATCCTTGATATTTCAAAGACAATTCTTCCAGAGTTAGCTGACACGATCGCTGATGTTGTTAATCTCAATCAGCTTCTGTTAAGGAACTGTTCTCAGATTGAAGAGCTTCCAAGCATTGAGAATCTCACGCACCTTGAGGTTTTCGACGTTTCTGGTTGCAATAAGTTAAAGAAGATAAATGGATCCTTTGGAAAGATGTCTTACCTCCACAAAGTGAATCTTTCGGAGACAAATCTTGGTGAGTTACCTGACAAAATCTCAGAGCTATCTAACCTCAAGGAGCTTATCATAAAAAACTGTTCCAAGTTAAAGGCTCTTCCAAATCTTGAAAAGCTAACATATCTTGAGATCCTCGATGTTTCGGGCTGCACCGAACTGGAGAAAATCGAGGGATCATTCGAGAATATGTCTTATCTTAGTGAGGTCAATCTCTCAGGGACTAAACTAAACACGTTTCCGGAATTGCCAAAACAGAGCATCCTCTGTTCTTCAAAACGTATCGCTCTCGCGAATTCAGCGTGTTTAGAGCGAGAAGACTGGAGCCAAATTAAGGAATGTTTAGCAACAAATTCAGATGGCTCTATCTTCTCAAAAGTAGCTCAAACAATCCACGAAAAAGACGAGAAACTTGTTCATCAAGGCGATAGATACAGAGTTCTTGATCTTGAGGTTCCTTTAGGTATAGATATCGTTGATATCAACAAACCAATGAATCTTGGTGCAGAGTTTATAGCCAAAGCAGAGTATGTTTCTATTACAGAGAATGGATCTAGAAGCGTATCTTCCATCTTCGACGAGTTTCAGATGAGATCGGTCAAAGGTTGTTGGGTAGAGAGGTGCAAGAACATGAATATTCTCTTCGAATCAGATGaacaacaagagaaagagaaaccatcatcatcatcatcatcattggagAATCTTTGGATATCAAATCTTCCAGTACTAAAAAGCTTGTACAGTAACAAGGGAGGATTGATCTTCAAGAACCTTAAGAAGCTAAGCATAGATTGTTGTCCAAGCATCACATGGCTCTTCCCCGAGATTCCTGGTAACCTTGAGATTCTACGAGTTAAGTTCTGTGATAAGCTGGAGAGGttgtttgaagaagaagtaggaGAATTATCGAAGCTTCACAAGCTTCAGCTTCTTGATTTGCCTGTTTTATCGACCGTTGGAGCTAAACTCCCGAATCTGGTGAAATGCACGATTGTGAAATGTCCGAATTTGAAAGTTGGAGAAGATGAACTAAGGCTAGGAACAAGGGTAAAAGAAGAAATTACAGAAGAATAG
- the LOC104718414 gene encoding protein ENHANCED DISEASE RESISTANCE 2 isoform X1, which produces MSKVVYEGWMVRYGRRKIGRSYIHMRYFVLEPRLLAYYKKKPQDYQVPIKTMLIDGNCRVEDRGLKTHHGHMVYVLSVYNKKEKSHRITMAAFNIQEALMWKEKIESVIDQHQESQVPNGQQYVSFEYKSGMDTGRTASSSEHESQYSAPEDEEDSRRSLMRRTTIGNGPPESVLDWTKEFDAELANQNSNNQAFSRKHWRLLLCQNGLRIFEELLEVDYLPRSCSRAMKAVGVVEATCEDIFELLMSMDGTRYEWDCSFQYGSLVEEVDGHTAVLYHKLLLDWFPMIVWPRDLCYVRYWRRNDDGSYVVLFRSREHENCGPQPGCVRAHLESGGYNISPLKPRNGRPRTQVQHLIQIDLKGWGAGYLPAFQQHCLLQMLNSVAGLREWFSQTDERGLPTRIPVMVNMASSSLSLSKSGKSLNQSAFSLDQTNSVNRNSVLMDEDSDDDDEFQIAESEQEPETSKTENDFKKPEEPAHDIDLSCFSGNLKRNENENARNCWRTSDGNNFKVRGKSFGGDKRKIPAGKHLMDLVAVDWFKDSKRMDHVARRKGCAAQVAAEKGLFSMVVNVQVPGSTHYSMVFYFVMKELVPGSLLQRFVDGDDEFRNSRLKLIPLVPKGSWIVRQSVGSTPCLLGKAVDCNYIRGPTYLEIDIDIGSSTVANGVLGLVIGVITSLVVEMAFLVQANTPEELPERLIGAVRVSHIELSSAIVPNLESE; this is translated from the exons ATGTCTAAGGTAGTGTACGAAGGATGGATGGTTAGGTATGGGAGGAGGAAGATCGGAAGGTCGTATATTCATATGAGGTATTTCGTGTTGGAGCCTCGTCTTCTGGCGTATTACAAGAAGAAACCTCAGGATTATCAG GTTCCTATCAAGACTATGTTGATTGATGGTAACTGCAGAGTTGAGGATCGAGGCTTGAAAACACATCATGGACAT ATGGTTTACGTGTTGTCTGTTtataacaagaaagaaaagagtcatAGAATTACG ATGGCAGCGTTCAACATTCAGGAAGCCCTAATGTGGAAGGAAAAAATTGAGTCTGTTATAGACCAG CATCAAGAGTCCCAAGTTCCAAATGGTCAGCAGTATGTTTCCTTTGAATATAAGTCTGGAATGGATACTGGAAGAACTGCTTCATCCTCAGAACATGAAAGCCA ATATAGTGCGCCAGAGGATGAAGAGGACTCTCGACGTAGCTTAATGAGGAGGACAACTATTGGAAATG GTCCTCCAGAATCTGTACTTGACTGGACCAAAGAATTTGATGCAGAGTTGGCCAACCAGAATTCCAACAACCAAGCATTTTCCAGGAAACACTGGCGTCTCCTTCTGTGCCAAAATG GTCTTAGGATTTTTGAAGAGCTTCTTGAAGTTGATTACCTT CCAAGAAGCTGTAGCAGGGCTATGAAGGCTGTCGGTGTAGTGGAGGCAACGTGTGAGGATATATTCGAGCTTCTGATGAGCATGGATGGCACTCGTTATGA GTGGGACTGCAGCTTTCAGTATGGTAGCTTAGTGGAAGAGGTGGATGGTCACACAGCAGTGCTCTATCATAAACTTCTGCTCGACTGGTTTCCAAT GATTGTGTGGCCTCGTGACCTCTGTTATGTCCGCTATTGGCGCCGTAATGATGATGGGAGTTATG TTGTGTTGTTCCGTTCTAGGGAGCATGAGAATTGTGGTCCACAACCTGGATGTGTTCGGGCTCATCTTGAGA GTGGTGGATATAATATTTCCCCACTAAAACCTCGGAATGGGAGGCCTAGAACACAAGTGCAACATCTAATACAAATTGATCTAAAAGGGTGGGGTGCAGGCTATCTTccagcatttcaacaacattgTCTTCTTCAAATGCTGAATAGTGTTGCTG GTTTGCGGGAATGGTTTTCACAGACAGATGAGAGAGGTCTTCCTACCCGGATCCCTGTCATGGTGAATATGGCATCATCTTCCTTGAGCTTGAGTAAGAGTGGGAAGTCTCTCAATCAGTCTGCCTTTTCTCTTGATCAAACAAATTCTGTTAACAGAAACTCTGTGCTCATGGATGAAGActcggatgatgatgatgaatttcaGATTGCTGAATCAGAACAAGAG CCTGAAACTAGTAAAACAGAAAACGATTTCAAGAAACCAG AAGAACCTGCTCACGACATTGATCTGTCATGCTTCTCGGGTAACCTAAAGCGCAATGAAAATGAAAACGCCCGTAACTGCTGGAGGACATCTGACGGGAACAATTTCAAAGTTCGGGGCAAGAGTTTCGGTGGAGATAAAAGAAAG ATACCTGCTGGAAAGCATCTTATGGATCTCGTTGCTGTTGATTGGTTCAAAGACAGTAAAAGAATGGATCATGTTGCTAGACGCAAAGGCTGTGCAGCACAA GTTGCTGCAGAAAAAGGTCTATTCTCAATGGTGGTAAATGTTCAA GTTCCAGGATCAACACACTACAGTATGGTGTTTTATTTCGTGATGAAAGAACTCGTACCCGGGTCCCTCTTGCAACGATTTGtggatggtgatgatgaattcCGAAATAGCAGGTTAAAGCTTATACCATTAGTTCCTAAG GGCTCATGGATAGTAAGGCAAAGCGTGGGGAGCACCCCATGTCTCCTTGGGAAAGCAGTGGACTGCAACTACATCCGTGGCCCGACATACTTAGAA ATTGACATAGATATTGGCTCATCAACCGTTGCAAATGGGGTCCTTGGCCTCGTTATTGGTGTAATCACCTCTCTGGTTGTGGAAATGGCTTTCCTTGTACAG GCAAATACACCGGAAGAACTGCCAGAGAGGCTTATTGGTGCAGTCCGGGTTTCGCATATAGAGCTCTCTTCGGCTATTGTTCCGAATCTGGAGTCAGAATAA
- the LOC104718414 gene encoding protein ENHANCED DISEASE RESISTANCE 2 isoform X2: MWKEKIESVIDQHQESQVPNGQQYVSFEYKSGMDTGRTASSSEHESQYSAPEDEEDSRRSLMRRTTIGNGPPESVLDWTKEFDAELANQNSNNQAFSRKHWRLLLCQNGLRIFEELLEVDYLPRSCSRAMKAVGVVEATCEDIFELLMSMDGTRYEWDCSFQYGSLVEEVDGHTAVLYHKLLLDWFPMIVWPRDLCYVRYWRRNDDGSYVVLFRSREHENCGPQPGCVRAHLESGGYNISPLKPRNGRPRTQVQHLIQIDLKGWGAGYLPAFQQHCLLQMLNSVAGLREWFSQTDERGLPTRIPVMVNMASSSLSLSKSGKSLNQSAFSLDQTNSVNRNSVLMDEDSDDDDEFQIAESEQEPETSKTENDFKKPEEPAHDIDLSCFSGNLKRNENENARNCWRTSDGNNFKVRGKSFGGDKRKIPAGKHLMDLVAVDWFKDSKRMDHVARRKGCAAQVAAEKGLFSMVVNVQVPGSTHYSMVFYFVMKELVPGSLLQRFVDGDDEFRNSRLKLIPLVPKGSWIVRQSVGSTPCLLGKAVDCNYIRGPTYLEIDIDIGSSTVANGVLGLVIGVITSLVVEMAFLVQANTPEELPERLIGAVRVSHIELSSAIVPNLESE, encoded by the exons ATGTGGAAGGAAAAAATTGAGTCTGTTATAGACCAG CATCAAGAGTCCCAAGTTCCAAATGGTCAGCAGTATGTTTCCTTTGAATATAAGTCTGGAATGGATACTGGAAGAACTGCTTCATCCTCAGAACATGAAAGCCA ATATAGTGCGCCAGAGGATGAAGAGGACTCTCGACGTAGCTTAATGAGGAGGACAACTATTGGAAATG GTCCTCCAGAATCTGTACTTGACTGGACCAAAGAATTTGATGCAGAGTTGGCCAACCAGAATTCCAACAACCAAGCATTTTCCAGGAAACACTGGCGTCTCCTTCTGTGCCAAAATG GTCTTAGGATTTTTGAAGAGCTTCTTGAAGTTGATTACCTT CCAAGAAGCTGTAGCAGGGCTATGAAGGCTGTCGGTGTAGTGGAGGCAACGTGTGAGGATATATTCGAGCTTCTGATGAGCATGGATGGCACTCGTTATGA GTGGGACTGCAGCTTTCAGTATGGTAGCTTAGTGGAAGAGGTGGATGGTCACACAGCAGTGCTCTATCATAAACTTCTGCTCGACTGGTTTCCAAT GATTGTGTGGCCTCGTGACCTCTGTTATGTCCGCTATTGGCGCCGTAATGATGATGGGAGTTATG TTGTGTTGTTCCGTTCTAGGGAGCATGAGAATTGTGGTCCACAACCTGGATGTGTTCGGGCTCATCTTGAGA GTGGTGGATATAATATTTCCCCACTAAAACCTCGGAATGGGAGGCCTAGAACACAAGTGCAACATCTAATACAAATTGATCTAAAAGGGTGGGGTGCAGGCTATCTTccagcatttcaacaacattgTCTTCTTCAAATGCTGAATAGTGTTGCTG GTTTGCGGGAATGGTTTTCACAGACAGATGAGAGAGGTCTTCCTACCCGGATCCCTGTCATGGTGAATATGGCATCATCTTCCTTGAGCTTGAGTAAGAGTGGGAAGTCTCTCAATCAGTCTGCCTTTTCTCTTGATCAAACAAATTCTGTTAACAGAAACTCTGTGCTCATGGATGAAGActcggatgatgatgatgaatttcaGATTGCTGAATCAGAACAAGAG CCTGAAACTAGTAAAACAGAAAACGATTTCAAGAAACCAG AAGAACCTGCTCACGACATTGATCTGTCATGCTTCTCGGGTAACCTAAAGCGCAATGAAAATGAAAACGCCCGTAACTGCTGGAGGACATCTGACGGGAACAATTTCAAAGTTCGGGGCAAGAGTTTCGGTGGAGATAAAAGAAAG ATACCTGCTGGAAAGCATCTTATGGATCTCGTTGCTGTTGATTGGTTCAAAGACAGTAAAAGAATGGATCATGTTGCTAGACGCAAAGGCTGTGCAGCACAA GTTGCTGCAGAAAAAGGTCTATTCTCAATGGTGGTAAATGTTCAA GTTCCAGGATCAACACACTACAGTATGGTGTTTTATTTCGTGATGAAAGAACTCGTACCCGGGTCCCTCTTGCAACGATTTGtggatggtgatgatgaattcCGAAATAGCAGGTTAAAGCTTATACCATTAGTTCCTAAG GGCTCATGGATAGTAAGGCAAAGCGTGGGGAGCACCCCATGTCTCCTTGGGAAAGCAGTGGACTGCAACTACATCCGTGGCCCGACATACTTAGAA ATTGACATAGATATTGGCTCATCAACCGTTGCAAATGGGGTCCTTGGCCTCGTTATTGGTGTAATCACCTCTCTGGTTGTGGAAATGGCTTTCCTTGTACAG GCAAATACACCGGAAGAACTGCCAGAGAGGCTTATTGGTGCAGTCCGGGTTTCGCATATAGAGCTCTCTTCGGCTATTGTTCCGAATCTGGAGTCAGAATAA
- the LOC109126830 gene encoding putative defensin-like protein 139 has protein sequence MTKSFQLSVTVLCIVTLLCIGMAMGQRMVPVRCHDMLTWGECTPLNCAFVCILKRQGKGGCIQAYDSRPACVCYYTCLRPDPSS, from the exons ATGACTAAATCCTTTCAACTCTCCGTCACCGTTCTATGTATTGTCACCCTTCTATGTATAG GGATGGCAATGGGACAGAGAATGGTACCCGTACGTTGTCATGACATGCTAACATGGGGAGAGTGTACACCCCTCAACTGTGCCTTTGTATGTATACTCAAGAGACAAGGCAAGGGTGGTTGCATTCAAGCATACGACAGTCGCCCCGCTTGCGTCTGCTATTATACTTGCTTACGCCCCGACCCTAGCTCTTAA